In the genome of Abditibacteriaceae bacterium, one region contains:
- a CDS encoding IS5/IS1182 family transposase, whose protein sequence is MALKAYPSDVSDEEWAFVAPYLTLMKEDAPQRQHE, encoded by the coding sequence ATGGCACTCAAAGCATACCCCAGTGATGTGAGCGATGAAGAATGGGCGTTCGTCGCGCCCTATTTAACATTGATGAAAGAAGATGCGCCTCAACGTCAGCACGAAC
- a CDS encoding PIN domain-containing protein, producing MKSVTLFLDTNVFINFQSIHQIDWLKLADAATVQIIILPVNIRELNKLKDSPEYAQKTRTRAASAISQLRQLSKSPSPHVLRSAVEVHFEHREPNQKIFTENNLSSIPDDFYIASAIQFRIEQPSASLIFVTNDFGIEIKAPRYGIDTRTPPEENKLPYELDEDQKRIKKLEQELLALKSRSPELQLAFLGKSATSKHILRLIPVLSNTQIENRLELAKKKFPRRSSKAFNSSDNDDSLFALTVLSPKIHQLMSAYESIPNSELERYNTELEEFYLSYRNYLIEKFKYEDKVARTIKLQLEINNIGTSPATDIDVHVSLAGEFMIWDTNVVPPPPQEPEPPKEPETLSERMHYVPSSRLSSMLFNNVRSTDKESVPVKNVSIVNISLERVMHFYKLRVWHSKHTPVM from the coding sequence ATGAAATCAGTTACGTTATTCCTTGATACAAATGTATTTATCAACTTTCAATCTATCCACCAAATTGATTGGCTAAAACTAGCGGACGCAGCTACTGTACAGATTATTATATTGCCCGTAAACATCCGAGAGTTAAACAAGCTCAAAGATTCACCAGAGTATGCACAGAAGACGCGCACCCGAGCAGCATCCGCCATTAGCCAATTAAGGCAACTCTCCAAAAGCCCTTCGCCTCACGTTCTAAGAAGTGCTGTTGAAGTTCACTTTGAGCACAGAGAGCCTAATCAAAAGATATTTACTGAGAATAATTTAAGTTCGATTCCTGATGACTTCTACATAGCATCTGCAATTCAATTCAGAATAGAGCAACCCTCAGCTTCATTAATTTTCGTTACCAATGACTTTGGGATAGAAATCAAAGCGCCCCGCTATGGCATTGATACTCGCACGCCACCTGAAGAAAATAAGTTGCCTTACGAACTTGATGAAGATCAGAAACGCATCAAGAAGTTAGAGCAAGAGCTACTGGCACTGAAGTCCAGATCGCCAGAACTCCAATTAGCATTTCTGGGTAAGAGTGCTACGTCGAAGCATATCCTGCGCCTGATCCCAGTTCTATCTAATACACAAATAGAGAACCGTTTGGAACTGGCAAAAAAGAAATTTCCTCGACGCAGTAGTAAGGCGTTCAATTCCAGTGATAATGACGATAGTCTTTTCGCGCTTACTGTGCTCAGCCCTAAGATACATCAGTTAATGTCTGCTTACGAAAGCATTCCCAATAGCGAGCTAGAAAGATACAACACTGAGCTTGAAGAATTCTATTTATCTTACCGAAACTATCTTATTGAAAAATTCAAATACGAGGACAAAGTAGCTCGCACTATCAAGCTGCAACTTGAAATTAATAACATTGGAACATCGCCAGCAACCGATATAGATGTACACGTATCCCTAGCAGGTGAATTCATGATATGGGATACGAATGTTGTCCCACCACCTCCGCAGGAACCGGAGCCTCCTAAGGAACCAGAAACATTGAGTGAACGGATGCATTACGTCCCATCCTCGCGTCTGTCATCTATGTTATTCAATAATGTCCGCAGCACAGATAAAGAAAGCGTTCCCGTTAAGAATGTATCAATCGTTAATATCTCTTTAGAGCGTGTTATGCACTTTTATAAACTTCGAGTATGGCACTCAAAGCATACCCCAGTGATGTGA
- a CDS encoding vitamin B12-dependent ribonucleotide reductase encodes MSELFSEPESFEQSALMDAPEAVSDLPDPTEQAPAQNAPTAAQAGAPTTKSWTPKSTARKAKRELGLEVTRRFTTAGHDPFETVEWEYRTAGITGEDGKIVFEQKNCEIPKTWSQLATNVVVSKYFRGPLNSPRRETSVRQVIGRVADTFARWGVEGGYFKTDEDGAAFRDELVYLLLHQYGSFNSPVWFNIGVADAKQQASACFINSVHDNMESIMELAATEARLFKGGSGAGSNLSRIRSSKEQLSGGGIASGPVSFMRGWDSFAGAIKSGGTTRRAAKMVILDAVHPDINEFIVCKSDEEKKAWALIDAGYNGGFNVPGGAYDSVAFQNANHSVRATDEFMRAADNGMEWTTRAVLDGSPIAKYNARDLLRKIAESTHICGDPGMQFDTTINDWHTSANTDRIYASNPCSEFVFLDDTACNLASLNLMKFRSADGEFQPEAFIHACEVFITAQEIIVSNASYPTEKIAKNSEEYRPLGLGYANLGALLMAQGTAYDSDNGRALAGAITAIMTGAAYRQSAKIAANIGPFGGYAKNREPMLRVIGKHRDAVSGIAPNIVPEDTLNAARRVWDEALLLGQKHGYRNAQATVLAPTGTIAFMMDCDTTGIEPDIALVKYKKLVGGGLLKIVNQTVPEALQKLGYNAEEAERIVEYISQNDTIEGAPGLKDEHLSVFDCAFKAMNGSRSIHHMGHIKMMAAAQPFLSGAISKTVNMPTESTVDDIFEGYVQSWKLGLKAVAIYRDGSKRTQPLSTSSDAMKADAAAAAADGPRAVRRKLPDERTAITHKFSIAGQEGYFTVGLYEDGSPGEIFIKMSKEGSTISGLMDSFAVSVSMALQYGVPLSVLVKKFTHTRFEPSGYTTNKEIPIAKSLMDYIFRWFDLKFHPNGDNGHVGKEVHTIHAPSKPTSAKSNNAQPTLLTEGGGGDNLNGSLAHLQTDAPPCTECGTIMIRAGACYKCPNCGTTSGCG; translated from the coding sequence ATGTCAGAACTCTTTTCCGAACCCGAATCGTTCGAGCAGTCCGCTTTAATGGACGCTCCCGAAGCCGTCTCCGACCTGCCCGACCCCACCGAACAAGCGCCCGCCCAAAATGCCCCAACCGCCGCGCAAGCCGGTGCTCCCACCACCAAATCGTGGACGCCGAAAAGCACCGCGCGCAAAGCGAAGCGCGAACTCGGCCTCGAAGTCACGCGCCGCTTTACCACCGCCGGACACGACCCGTTTGAAACCGTGGAGTGGGAATATCGCACCGCAGGCATCACCGGCGAAGATGGCAAAATCGTGTTCGAGCAGAAGAACTGCGAAATCCCCAAGACGTGGAGCCAGCTGGCAACCAACGTTGTGGTGAGCAAGTATTTTCGCGGGCCGCTGAACTCGCCGCGTCGCGAAACGAGCGTCCGTCAGGTGATTGGCCGCGTGGCCGACACGTTCGCGCGTTGGGGCGTTGAGGGCGGCTACTTCAAAACCGATGAAGACGGCGCAGCTTTCCGCGACGAACTGGTTTATTTGCTGCTGCATCAATATGGTTCGTTCAACTCGCCGGTTTGGTTCAACATCGGCGTGGCCGACGCCAAGCAGCAGGCGAGTGCGTGCTTCATCAACAGCGTCCATGACAACATGGAAAGCATCATGGAACTGGCAGCGACCGAAGCGCGCTTGTTCAAGGGCGGTTCGGGCGCGGGCAGCAACCTGTCGCGCATTCGCTCCAGCAAAGAGCAGCTTTCGGGCGGCGGCATTGCATCCGGCCCGGTTTCATTCATGCGCGGCTGGGATTCGTTCGCAGGCGCTATCAAGAGCGGTGGCACTACGCGTCGTGCGGCGAAGATGGTGATTCTCGATGCGGTTCACCCCGACATCAACGAATTCATCGTTTGCAAATCGGACGAAGAAAAGAAGGCGTGGGCCTTAATTGATGCCGGTTACAACGGCGGCTTCAACGTGCCGGGCGGCGCTTACGATTCGGTCGCGTTCCAGAACGCCAACCATTCGGTGCGCGCCACCGACGAATTCATGCGCGCTGCCGATAACGGCATGGAATGGACAACGCGCGCGGTTCTCGATGGCTCGCCCATCGCCAAATACAACGCACGCGACCTGCTGCGTAAAATCGCCGAATCGACGCACATCTGCGGCGACCCCGGAATGCAGTTCGACACCACGATCAACGATTGGCACACATCGGCCAACACCGACCGCATCTACGCCTCGAACCCGTGTTCGGAGTTCGTCTTCCTCGACGACACCGCATGCAACCTCGCCAGCCTCAACCTGATGAAGTTCCGCAGTGCCGATGGCGAATTCCAGCCCGAAGCGTTTATTCATGCGTGCGAAGTGTTCATCACTGCACAGGAAATCATCGTTTCCAACGCCAGCTACCCGACCGAAAAAATCGCCAAGAACTCGGAAGAATATCGCCCGCTCGGTTTGGGCTATGCCAACCTCGGTGCATTGCTGATGGCGCAGGGCACAGCTTACGACTCCGACAACGGACGCGCGCTTGCCGGTGCCATCACCGCAATCATGACCGGCGCGGCGTATCGCCAGAGCGCGAAGATCGCCGCCAACATTGGGCCGTTCGGCGGCTACGCCAAGAACCGCGAGCCCATGCTGCGCGTTATCGGCAAGCATCGCGATGCGGTTTCGGGCATCGCGCCGAACATCGTGCCGGAAGATACGCTCAACGCTGCGCGCCGCGTGTGGGACGAAGCCCTCTTGCTCGGACAGAAGCATGGCTACCGCAACGCGCAGGCAACCGTTCTTGCGCCGACCGGCACCATCGCGTTTATGATGGATTGCGACACGACCGGCATCGAACCCGACATCGCGCTTGTCAAATACAAGAAGCTCGTCGGTGGCGGCTTGCTGAAAATCGTCAACCAGACGGTGCCCGAAGCGTTGCAGAAGCTGGGCTATAACGCCGAAGAAGCCGAACGAATTGTCGAATACATTTCGCAGAACGACACCATCGAAGGCGCGCCGGGCCTGAAAGACGAACATCTTTCGGTCTTCGATTGCGCGTTCAAAGCGATGAACGGTTCGCGCAGCATTCACCACATGGGCCACATCAAAATGATGGCGGCGGCGCAGCCTTTCCTTTCGGGAGCGATTTCCAAGACAGTGAACATGCCGACTGAATCGACGGTGGACGACATTTTCGAGGGCTACGTGCAGAGCTGGAAACTCGGCCTCAAAGCGGTGGCGATTTACCGCGACGGCAGCAAGCGCACGCAGCCGCTTTCGACTTCGAGCGACGCGATGAAAGCCGACGCCGCAGCAGCCGCAGCCGATGGCCCGCGCGCTGTTCGCCGCAAACTGCCCGACGAGCGCACCGCGATTACCCACAAGTTCTCCATCGCCGGACAGGAAGGCTACTTCACGGTTGGCCTGTATGAAGATGGCAGCCCCGGCGAAATCTTCATCAAGATGAGCAAGGAAGGCAGCACCATTTCCGGCCTGATGGATAGCTTCGCGGTTTCGGTTTCGATGGCGCTGCAATACGGCGTGCCTCTGAGCGTCTTGGTGAAGAAGTTCACCCACACGCGCTTCGAGCCAAGCGGCTACACCACCAACAAAGAAATCCCGATTGCCAAGAGCTTGATGGATTACATCTTCCGTTGGTTCGATCTGAAGTTCCACCCGAACGGCGACAACGGCCACGTTGGTAAAGAAGTCCACACGATTCACGCGCCAAGCAAGCCAACTTCGGCCAAAAGCAACAACGCGCAGCCAACCCTGCTGACGGAAGGTGGCGGAGGCGACAACCTCAACGGCAGCCTCGCGCATTTGCAAACCGATGCGCCGCCCTGCACCGAATGCGGCACCATCATGATTCGCGCCGGAGCCTGCTACAAGTGCCCCAACTGCGGCACAACCAGCGGCTGCGGTTAA
- a CDS encoding MarR family winged helix-turn-helix transcriptional regulator, producing the protein MKKAKQDDSDKWRTQHGLSGERHRAYSSLLRAHAATTAQIQELSQIQGALPLDWYDILLALDYAPEGRLRVGNLACHVTLSRSGLTRLVDKLEAAGLVERHLNPHDRRSFEVILTAKGRAERERAWPIYARAIAEVFGNHYTDDEAAILADLLTRQFEACGGSCEEDAQTVPETE; encoded by the coding sequence ATGAAGAAAGCGAAACAAGACGATTCGGATAAGTGGCGCACGCAGCATGGCCTAAGCGGAGAGCGACACCGCGCGTATTCTTCACTCCTGCGCGCTCACGCAGCAACGACAGCGCAAATTCAGGAACTGTCGCAAATCCAAGGCGCATTGCCACTCGATTGGTACGACATCTTGCTGGCACTGGATTATGCGCCCGAAGGTCGCTTGCGGGTTGGGAATCTGGCGTGTCATGTGACGCTAAGCCGCAGCGGATTGACGCGCCTTGTGGATAAGTTGGAAGCGGCGGGATTGGTCGAACGCCATCTGAATCCGCACGACCGTCGTTCGTTTGAAGTGATTCTTACCGCCAAAGGCCGCGCCGAACGCGAACGCGCGTGGCCGATTTATGCGCGCGCCATCGCCGAAGTTTTTGGAAATCACTACACCGACGACGAAGCCGCCATCCTCGCCGACTTGCTGACACGCCAGTTTGAAGCGTGCGGTGGCTCGTGCGAAGAAGACGCGCAAACAGTGCCGGAAACGGAATAG
- a CDS encoding DoxX family protein gives MNKIWGDFVGGRAAWGLLVLRVVFGLALMQHGIPKMKAPFNWMGPDAPVPGFLQFLAALSEFGGGLALAFGFLSPLAALGVIFTMAVAAVTAHGAHPWVASKPGGPSKELALSYLAFGLTILLAGPGRLSLDALLFGRKRS, from the coding sequence ATGAATAAGATTTGGGGTGATTTTGTCGGTGGACGGGCAGCGTGGGGACTTTTGGTTTTGCGAGTGGTTTTCGGCCTTGCGTTGATGCAACACGGAATACCAAAGATGAAAGCGCCATTCAATTGGATGGGACCCGATGCGCCGGTTCCGGGCTTCCTGCAATTTTTGGCGGCCCTTTCCGAATTCGGCGGCGGCTTGGCTTTAGCCTTCGGTTTCCTTTCGCCGCTTGCCGCACTGGGCGTTATTTTCACGATGGCAGTTGCTGCGGTGACAGCGCATGGCGCGCATCCGTGGGTTGCTTCAAAACCGGGTGGCCCGTCGAAAGAATTGGCACTGAGCTATCTGGCGTTTGGTCTGACGATTTTGCTAGCCGGGCCGGGCCGTTTGTCGCTCGATGCGTTGCTGTTTGGTCGCAAGCGTTCGTAA
- a CDS encoding isochorismatase family protein: MKEILRLRRDETALLIVDVQEKLVPAMFEAERVVRQVTLLARAARQLQLPIALTEQNPSKLGGTIPMIADVLGKTQLLEKMRFSAASPETVAALQNRKAVILCGLETHICVLQTALDLRAQGLDVFVPANAVSSRYESDKTVGIARLGANGCVLGSTEMFIYELLEAAGTDEFRALLPHLK; this comes from the coding sequence ATGAAAGAAATCCTTCGCCTGCGGCGCGACGAAACGGCGCTGCTCATCGTTGATGTTCAGGAAAAGCTCGTGCCCGCGATGTTTGAAGCCGAGCGAGTCGTGCGTCAGGTGACGCTTCTAGCGCGCGCCGCGCGCCAACTGCAACTGCCGATTGCTCTCACCGAGCAAAACCCTTCAAAACTGGGCGGCACAATACCGATGATCGCCGATGTCCTGGGCAAAACGCAGCTGCTGGAAAAGATGCGCTTTTCTGCTGCTTCGCCCGAAACCGTTGCGGCGCTGCAAAATCGTAAGGCGGTTATTCTTTGCGGGTTGGAAACACATATTTGCGTCTTGCAAACCGCGCTCGACTTGCGCGCGCAAGGGCTGGACGTTTTCGTTCCGGCGAATGCTGTTTCGTCGCGTTATGAAAGCGATAAAACGGTTGGAATTGCACGACTGGGAGCCAACGGCTGCGTCCTTGGCTCGACCGAGATGTTCATTTATGAGCTGCTCGAAGCCGCCGGAACCGACGAGTTCCGCGCGCTTTTGCCTCATTTGAAATAA
- a CDS encoding DinB family protein → MPPLEILAGQMEWASRNYAFNLDFVPDDKLNWKPAPTAGSALEITHHAAGAIRMLQAMMAGTTPTELPVPQTRDEAKEQVQSAAAEYATWVRTVKTEDLERIIDTGFAGKLPLGYLATFPGIDFIHHHGQIAYIQMLLGDTESHFVDLASN, encoded by the coding sequence ATGCCTCCACTGGAAATTCTCGCCGGACAAATGGAATGGGCGTCGCGCAACTACGCTTTCAACCTCGACTTTGTGCCCGATGACAAGCTGAACTGGAAGCCTGCACCGACAGCCGGCAGCGCGTTGGAAATCACGCATCATGCGGCGGGCGCGATTCGCATGCTGCAAGCGATGATGGCCGGAACCACGCCAACCGAATTGCCGGTTCCGCAAACCCGCGATGAAGCCAAGGAACAGGTGCAAAGCGCCGCCGCCGAATACGCGACGTGGGTGCGAACAGTAAAGACAGAAGACTTGGAGCGCATAATCGACACCGGCTTTGCGGGCAAGTTGCCACTTGGCTATCTGGCAACGTTTCCCGGCATCGATTTCATTCATCATCACGGGCAGATCGCGTATATCCAAATGCTTCTGGGCGATACCGAAAGTCACTTCGTCGATTTGGCCAGCAATTAA
- a CDS encoding GNAT family N-acetyltransferase yields the protein MNWTIRVAREDDIPELENLIPLSVRALQEPYYSPAQMEAALGPVFGVDYQLIQDGTYFVVEHEEQVIGCGGWSQRNALFGGSSELATDTTQLDPSQHPARIRAFFVHPQWARQGIGRAILVTCETALQKTGFHQAELVATLAGEPLYAAFGFTALQRYELELPHGLSLSVVRMGKHYREP from the coding sequence ATGAACTGGACGATACGTGTGGCGCGGGAAGATGATATTCCTGAACTGGAAAATCTTATTCCCCTTTCAGTTCGGGCTTTACAGGAACCCTACTATTCTCCAGCACAAATGGAAGCCGCACTGGGGCCGGTGTTTGGCGTTGACTACCAACTCATTCAGGACGGCACTTACTTCGTAGTAGAACACGAGGAACAAGTTATTGGCTGTGGCGGCTGGAGTCAGCGCAATGCGCTTTTCGGCGGCAGTTCTGAACTGGCGACTGACACCACGCAACTTGACCCGAGCCAGCATCCGGCTCGCATTCGAGCATTCTTCGTCCATCCGCAATGGGCGCGCCAAGGCATTGGACGCGCCATTTTGGTGACATGTGAGACAGCCCTCCAGAAGACCGGATTCCACCAGGCTGAGCTTGTGGCAACCTTGGCGGGCGAGCCTCTCTACGCTGCGTTCGGGTTTACCGCCTTGCAGCGATACGAGCTGGAGTTACCGCATGGGTTAAGCCTTTCCGTCGTTCGAATGGGCAAACATTATCGGGAACCATAA
- a CDS encoding lysophospholipid acyltransferase family protein — MSEEKPKKKSDEIVPMYGPVYSGMTWAWSQVFRVGGWKIIGRENVPKTGGVILAPNHASLLDPPIVGCASPRRVTTMGKAELFDQKWLGVKILGWIIQRMATFPVKRGAPDRRAIRRALQVLKDGEVLVIFPEGTRTRTGELGEGEIGLAMIAHSAKVPIVPVFLGGTGAALSPRYRPFRFVKTEVRFGEPLYFEEEYARKADRETLEKIVARVMQEVAALREQSALK; from the coding sequence ATGAGCGAAGAAAAACCGAAGAAGAAATCCGACGAAATCGTGCCGATGTATGGGCCGGTTTATTCCGGCATGACGTGGGCTTGGTCGCAGGTTTTTCGTGTCGGCGGCTGGAAGATCATCGGGCGCGAAAACGTGCCCAAAACCGGCGGCGTGATTCTCGCGCCGAACCACGCGTCCCTGCTCGACCCGCCGATTGTCGGTTGCGCTTCGCCACGCCGCGTCACCACGATGGGGAAAGCCGAACTCTTCGACCAGAAGTGGCTCGGCGTTAAAATTCTCGGCTGGATTATTCAGCGCATGGCGACGTTTCCGGTTAAGCGTGGCGCGCCCGACCGCCGCGCCATCCGTCGCGCGCTGCAAGTCTTGAAAGACGGCGAAGTATTGGTAATTTTCCCCGAAGGCACGCGCACGCGCACCGGAGAATTAGGCGAAGGAGAAATCGGGTTGGCGATGATTGCACACTCGGCGAAAGTCCCAATTGTGCCGGTGTTCCTGGGCGGCACCGGCGCCGCGCTCTCGCCGCGCTACCGTCCGTTTCGTTTTGTCAAAACCGAAGTGCGCTTTGGCGAGCCACTTTATTTTGAAGAAGAATACGCGCGCAAAGCCGACCGCGAAACGCTGGAAAAAATCGTGGCGCGCGTGATGCAAGAGGTTGCTGCGTTGCGCGAGCAAAGCGCGTTGAAGTAA
- the cmk gene encoding (d)CMP kinase encodes MIIAIDGPAGAGKSTTARALAKALGWSYIDTGAMYRAVALTARENGVIADDGGAIASLAESLPLHFSDKGERIWVGDRDVSGEIRTPEIGDMTSQISAHAGLREIIVALQRRLAREDEDLCGGAVLEGRDIQTVVFPDAPIKIFLSADARTRATRRGAEWNDDVEAAVRDIEARDQRDSSRANSPLCAAPDAVHLSTDGLSTEEIVEQIVALVRSKTSATSL; translated from the coding sequence ATGATTATCGCCATCGACGGACCCGCCGGAGCGGGCAAAAGCACAACAGCGCGCGCCTTAGCCAAAGCGCTCGGTTGGAGCTACATCGACACCGGCGCGATGTATCGCGCCGTCGCTTTGACCGCGCGCGAGAATGGCGTTATAGCCGATGACGGCGGGGCAATCGCCTCACTCGCCGAATCGCTGCCGTTGCATTTCTCCGATAAAGGCGAACGAATCTGGGTTGGCGACCGCGACGTTTCTGGCGAAATTCGCACACCGGAAATCGGCGACATGACATCGCAGATTTCAGCACACGCCGGACTGCGCGAAATCATTGTTGCATTACAACGACGCCTTGCGCGCGAAGACGAAGATTTATGCGGCGGCGCCGTTCTGGAAGGCCGCGATATTCAAACAGTTGTTTTCCCGGATGCGCCGATCAAGATTTTTCTTTCTGCCGATGCGCGCACACGGGCAACACGGCGTGGTGCCGAATGGAATGATGATGTCGAAGCCGCCGTGCGCGACATCGAAGCGCGTGACCAGCGCGACTCCTCGCGCGCCAACTCGCCGCTCTGCGCCGCGCCCGACGCGGTTCATCTTTCAACCGACGGGCTTTCGACTGAGGAAATTGTGGAGCAGATTGTCGCGCTGGTACGGTCGAAAACGAGCGCAACGTCTTTATGA
- the aroA gene encoding 3-phosphoshikimate 1-carboxyvinyltransferase yields the protein MTNSNATPHRKTLQPALSVRGIVQVPGDKSISHRAAIFGAMAHGTTTVRGFLRAHDTAATLGCLKQLGTQIEDDGETVTVHGNGFEALAAPAAPLDCGNSGTTMRLLMGVLAGCDFATTLAGDASLSKRPMDRVRIPLEQMGASVRGQGERNAPPIELRGGNLHATEYTLPVASAQVKSAVLLAGLQAEGETTVIEPSPTRDHTEQMLRGFGVNVSRDGDKVSVRGGQTLQGCAVDVPGDISSAAFFFVAAALRPDWTITVQGVGLNPTRTGILDVLEAMGARVEIQNQRDSGGEPLGDVTITGAPLRATEIGGAIIPRLIDELPVLALLATQCEGTTVIRDAAEMRVKESDRIAVIARELTKLGAHIEERPDGMLIHGPTALRGAEVVSPPGDHRIAMTLAVASLIAEGETVLENADAVASSFPNFWDLLNEVRSDSTVLAETA from the coding sequence ATGACTAACTCAAACGCCACACCGCATCGCAAAACTTTGCAGCCCGCTCTTTCCGTTCGCGGAATTGTGCAGGTGCCCGGCGATAAAAGCATTTCGCATCGCGCGGCCATTTTTGGCGCGATGGCCCACGGCACAACAACCGTGCGCGGCTTTTTGCGCGCCCACGACACGGCAGCCACGCTCGGTTGCCTGAAACAACTCGGCACCCAAATCGAAGACGATGGCGAAACTGTCACGGTGCATGGAAACGGCTTCGAAGCGCTGGCCGCACCCGCCGCGCCGCTCGATTGCGGCAACAGCGGCACAACGATGCGCTTGCTGATGGGCGTTCTGGCCGGCTGCGATTTCGCAACGACTCTCGCGGGCGATGCTTCGTTATCGAAGCGCCCGATGGACCGCGTGCGCATTCCTCTCGAACAGATGGGCGCAAGTGTGCGAGGGCAAGGCGAAAGGAACGCGCCGCCGATTGAGCTTCGCGGCGGCAATTTGCACGCAACAGAATATACGCTGCCCGTTGCGTCGGCCCAGGTGAAGTCGGCGGTTTTGCTGGCGGGCTTGCAGGCCGAAGGTGAAACAACGGTCATCGAACCCAGCCCGACGCGCGACCACACCGAACAAATGCTGCGCGGTTTTGGAGTAAACGTTTCCCGTGACGGCGACAAGGTTTCCGTTCGCGGCGGCCAAACGTTGCAAGGTTGTGCGGTCGATGTTCCGGGTGATATTTCTTCGGCGGCATTCTTCTTTGTCGCCGCAGCGCTGCGGCCCGATTGGACAATTACAGTTCAAGGCGTTGGTCTCAACCCGACACGCACCGGCATTCTCGATGTGCTCGAAGCAATGGGCGCGCGTGTCGAAATCCAGAATCAGCGCGACAGCGGCGGCGAGCCGCTTGGCGATGTCACAATTACAGGCGCGCCGTTGCGAGCAACCGAAATCGGCGGCGCCATCATTCCGCGTCTTATTGATGAACTGCCAGTTCTGGCTTTGCTGGCGACACAATGCGAAGGGACAACGGTTATCCGCGACGCTGCCGAAATGCGCGTTAAAGAAAGCGACCGCATTGCCGTCATCGCGCGCGAATTAACCAAGCTCGGCGCGCACATCGAAGAGCGGCCCGACGGAATGCTCATTCACGGCCCGACAGCTTTGCGCGGCGCAGAAGTTGTTTCGCCGCCGGGCGACCACCGCATTGCCATGACGCTGGCAGTAGCCTCACTCATCGCCGAAGGTGAAACCGTTTTAGAAAACGCCGATGCCGTCGCTTCAAGCTTTCCCAACTTCTGGGACTTACTAAATGAAGTACGGTCGGATTCGACCGTACTCGCGGAGACTGCATGA
- a CDS encoding glycosyltransferase — protein sequence MTILHVFSAMDRGGAELRTLDVMRRIDRDKYRFVFCTTSGRTGILDDEIRMLGGEVIVCALGRGFAARFRKVIENVNPDVVHSHLHLTSGYILRGVQVPTRIAHLRSMGDGRADTLRRRVQRWTLRRLTRRNATKILSVSEGALDTQWSDWRGDPKFQVIYNGVPFAPFAEAENVETVRDEFTIPSDAPFFIHLGRLDAAKNHERLIAIFGEILRREPRAHLLLVGRSDGPYAAQRVALDALIAKLPSPSQLKWAGERSDVARLLCAADAMIFPSRREGLPGAVTEACLAATPVVSSDVPGACEIAARVAERGLDMVTPLSLSAPDETWAKTALRAASQKFTIGQVHAALKGSAFDLDTCVAQLQQVWDAKDK from the coding sequence ATGACAATTCTGCACGTTTTTTCCGCGATGGATCGCGGCGGCGCCGAACTGCGCACCCTTGATGTGATGCGCCGCATCGACCGCGACAAATATCGCTTCGTCTTCTGCACCACTTCGGGCCGAACTGGAATTCTCGACGATGAAATCCGCATGCTGGGCGGCGAAGTTATCGTATGCGCGCTGGGACGCGGATTCGCGGCGCGCTTTCGCAAAGTCATTGAAAACGTCAATCCCGATGTCGTGCATTCGCACCTGCATCTCACGTCCGGTTATATCCTGCGCGGCGTCCAGGTACCGACACGCATCGCGCATTTACGGAGCATGGGAGATGGCCGCGCCGATACCCTGCGCCGCCGTGTGCAGCGCTGGACACTGCGCCGCCTGACGCGCCGCAACGCGACGAAAATTCTGTCGGTGTCCGAAGGCGCGCTTGATACGCAGTGGAGCGATTGGCGCGGCGACCCGAAATTTCAAGTCATCTACAACGGCGTGCCTTTCGCCCCATTCGCCGAAGCCGAGAACGTCGAAACCGTGCGCGACGAATTTACTATTCCTTCCGATGCGCCATTCTTCATTCATCTCGGTCGGCTCGACGCCGCTAAAAACCACGAACGCCTGATTGCAATCTTCGGAGAAATCCTGCGCCGCGAACCGCGCGCTCATTTGCTTCTCGTAGGCCGCAGCGACGGGCCGTATGCCGCGCAACGCGTCGCGTTAGATGCGCTCATCGCGAAGTTGCCATCTCCTTCGCAGCTGAAATGGGCAGGTGAACGCAGTGATGTCGCGCGATTGCTGTGCGCCGCCGACGCGATGATTTTTCCATCGCGCCGCGAAGGCTTGCCCGGCGCCGTGACCGAAGCGTGTCTGGCCGCGACACCTGTCGTTTCCAGCGATGTTCCCGGCGCGTGTGAAATTGCGGCGCGCGTTGCCGAACGCGGCCTCGACATGGTAACGCCGCTTTCGCTTTCCGCTCCAGATGAAACGTGGGCCAAAACGGCATTGCGCGCCGCGTCGCAGAAGTTCACCATCGGGCAGGTTCACGCCGCGTTAAAAGGCAGCGCCTTCGACCTCGATACCTGCGTCGCTCAATTGCAGCAGGTGTGGGACGCAAAGGACAAATAA